The following coding sequences lie in one Takifugu flavidus isolate HTHZ2018 chromosome 4, ASM371156v2, whole genome shotgun sequence genomic window:
- the si:dkey-19e4.5 gene encoding UBA_like_SF and PTH2 domain-containing protein: MDPSVESGRGCQDVNPQFLQQLRELDIPEEAAKQALLYTRNVSAEEAAMYYFNKLENEEEGDEEHAFKMVFVVNMDLAMGVGKVAAQVGHGAVGLYQTLQEKNSWREMAWKWDQSGAKKVVLQGTNVAHLLELQALAMSLNLPTYLVQDAGVTQVEAGSRTVLAIMGEENTVNNVTGSLKLL; the protein is encoded by the exons ATGGATCCATCAGTTGAGTCCGGCCGAGGATGCCAGGATGTCAACCCGCAGTTCCTGCAGCAACTCCGGGAGCTGGACATCCCGGAGGAGGCAGCCAAACAG GCACTGCTGTACACCCGGAATGTGTCAGCCGAGGAGGCCGCCATGTACTACTTCAACAAACTGGAGAACGAG gaggagggggatgaaGAACATGCCTTCAAGATGGTGTTTGTGGTGAACATGGACCTGGCCATGGGGGTGGGAAAG GTTGCGGCCCAGGTGGGCCATGGTGCTGTGGGTTTGTACCAGACACTGCAGGAGAagaacagctggagagagatggCCTGGAAGTGGGACCAGAGCGG AGCGAAAAAGGTGGTGCTCCAGggcacaaatgtagctcatttgcTGGAGCTTCAGGCCCTGGCTATGAGCCTAAACCTGCCAACATACCTGGTCCAGGATGCAGGCGTGACCCAG GTGGAGGCCGGCTCCCGCACTGTGCTGGCCATTATGGGTGAAGAAAACACTGTCAACAACGTCACCGGCAGCCTCAAGCTGCTCTGA